Proteins found in one Pempheris klunzingeri isolate RE-2024b chromosome 6, fPemKlu1.hap1, whole genome shotgun sequence genomic segment:
- the bend5 gene encoding BEN domain-containing protein 5 isoform X1 has product MYAFVRFFEDDMCYALPVSNVEDFRPLYKTDFDNQKVYLVHRTEENGSAGQPCEAQILALADTVEEFEDRIMQKKMKIPKMSIKNSGNSIENNFGEERMPLRHKKALSHDPGRPLSNSSKSLAAVVARLERNAASSCMEGEEDLDEDRLAEEGEDADDEDEDMEAEHQQHHHQQQQQHLEVDTDCVSGVAAAVVPRVLYEELVHSYRQQEEEMRRLQQELERTRRQLVQQAKKLKEYGSLLTEVKELRDFNRRLQDVLLMRLGSEPMHDNGTQTIKAEVVEPIVEAQETCREEANTSSSYSPSPRTVYTCNDGKVHLGGGIWVEEEKWHQLQRTQGDSKFTKNLAVMIWGTETLKNRSVTGVATKKKKDALPKPPLSPSKLKIVRECLYDRVSQETADSAEITQRLSKVNKYICEKIMDINKSIKNEERRESKLLIRQTVKMENFTYDGM; this is encoded by the exons ATGTATGCTTTTGTTAGATTCTTTGAAGACGATATGTGCTACGCGTTACCCGTTTCAAATGTCGAAGATTTCAGACCTCTGTACAAAACAGATTTTGATAATCAGAAGGTGTATCTGGTTCACAGAACTGAAGAGAATGGCAGCGCAGGCCAGCCGTGCGAAGCACAGATCCTTGCCCTTGCAG ATACAGTAGAAGAATTTGAAGACAGGATAATGCAAAAGAAGATGAAAATTCCCAAGATGTCCATCAAGAATTCAGGAAACTCTATTGAGAACAATTTTGGAGAGGAGAGAATGCCACTCAGGCATAAAAAG GCCCTGTCCCATGACCCTGGACGCCCTCTTTCCAACTCCTCCAAGAGCCTTGCGGCAGTAGTGGCTCGCCTGGAGAGAAATGCAGCCAGCTCCTGTATGGAGGGTGAAGAGGACCTGGATGAGGACCGGCTggctgaggagggagaggacgcAGATGACGAAGATGAGGATATGGAGGCAGAGCATCAGCAacatcatcaccagcagcaacaacagcattTGGAGGTGGACACGGATTGTGTGTCTGGGGTAGCTGCAGCCGTGGTTCCTAGAGTCCTGTACGAGGAGCTGGTTCATAGCTACAggcaacaggaggaggagatgaggaggctgcagcaggagctTGAGAGAACCCGCAGGCAGCTGGTGCAGCAGGCCAAGAAGCTGAAGGAATACGGCAGCTTGCTCACAGAAGTCAAAGAACTGAGGGACTTCAACAGGAGGCTGCAAGACGTACTTCTCATGAGATTAGGCAGTG AGCCTATGCACGACAATGGCACTCAGACAATCAAGGCTGAAGTGGTTGAACCCATTGTTGAAGCCCAGGAGACATGCAGAGAAGAAGCCAACACCAGTTCCAGCTACTCTCCCTCCCCCAGAACAGTATACACCTGCAACGATGGGAAG GTACATCTCGGTGGAGGGAtctgggtggaggaggagaagtggcACCAGCTGCAGCGGACCCAGGGAGACTCAAAGTTCACTAAGAACCTGGCTGTAATGATCTGGGGCACAGAAACCCTCAAGAACCGTAGTGTCACTGGAGTGGCcaccaaaaagaagaaagatgcCCTGCCCAAACCTCCATTGTCGCCCAGCAAACTGAAAATCGTCAGAG AGTGTCTGTACGACAGAGTGTCTCAAGAGACAGCCGACAGTGCAGAGATTACGCAGAGATTGTCCAAAGTGaacaaatacatttgtgaaaAGATAATGGACATCAACAAGTCCATCAAGAACGAGGAGCGGCGGGAGTCCAAGCTGCtcatcagacagacagtcaaGATGGAGAACTTCACCTACGATGGCATGTAG
- the bend5 gene encoding BEN domain-containing protein 5 isoform X2, which yields MQKKMKIPKMSIKNSGNSIENNFGEERMPLRHKKALSHDPGRPLSNSSKSLAAVVARLERNAASSCMEGEEDLDEDRLAEEGEDADDEDEDMEAEHQQHHHQQQQQHLEVDTDCVSGVAAAVVPRVLYEELVHSYRQQEEEMRRLQQELERTRRQLVQQAKKLKEYGSLLTEVKELRDFNRRLQDVLLMRLGSEPMHDNGTQTIKAEVVEPIVEAQETCREEANTSSSYSPSPRTVYTCNDGKVHLGGGIWVEEEKWHQLQRTQGDSKFTKNLAVMIWGTETLKNRSVTGVATKKKKDALPKPPLSPSKLKIVRECLYDRVSQETADSAEITQRLSKVNKYICEKIMDINKSIKNEERRESKLLIRQTVKMENFTYDGM from the exons ATGCAAAAGAAGATGAAAATTCCCAAGATGTCCATCAAGAATTCAGGAAACTCTATTGAGAACAATTTTGGAGAGGAGAGAATGCCACTCAGGCATAAAAAG GCCCTGTCCCATGACCCTGGACGCCCTCTTTCCAACTCCTCCAAGAGCCTTGCGGCAGTAGTGGCTCGCCTGGAGAGAAATGCAGCCAGCTCCTGTATGGAGGGTGAAGAGGACCTGGATGAGGACCGGCTggctgaggagggagaggacgcAGATGACGAAGATGAGGATATGGAGGCAGAGCATCAGCAacatcatcaccagcagcaacaacagcattTGGAGGTGGACACGGATTGTGTGTCTGGGGTAGCTGCAGCCGTGGTTCCTAGAGTCCTGTACGAGGAGCTGGTTCATAGCTACAggcaacaggaggaggagatgaggaggctgcagcaggagctTGAGAGAACCCGCAGGCAGCTGGTGCAGCAGGCCAAGAAGCTGAAGGAATACGGCAGCTTGCTCACAGAAGTCAAAGAACTGAGGGACTTCAACAGGAGGCTGCAAGACGTACTTCTCATGAGATTAGGCAGTG AGCCTATGCACGACAATGGCACTCAGACAATCAAGGCTGAAGTGGTTGAACCCATTGTTGAAGCCCAGGAGACATGCAGAGAAGAAGCCAACACCAGTTCCAGCTACTCTCCCTCCCCCAGAACAGTATACACCTGCAACGATGGGAAG GTACATCTCGGTGGAGGGAtctgggtggaggaggagaagtggcACCAGCTGCAGCGGACCCAGGGAGACTCAAAGTTCACTAAGAACCTGGCTGTAATGATCTGGGGCACAGAAACCCTCAAGAACCGTAGTGTCACTGGAGTGGCcaccaaaaagaagaaagatgcCCTGCCCAAACCTCCATTGTCGCCCAGCAAACTGAAAATCGTCAGAG AGTGTCTGTACGACAGAGTGTCTCAAGAGACAGCCGACAGTGCAGAGATTACGCAGAGATTGTCCAAAGTGaacaaatacatttgtgaaaAGATAATGGACATCAACAAGTCCATCAAGAACGAGGAGCGGCGGGAGTCCAAGCTGCtcatcagacagacagtcaaGATGGAGAACTTCACCTACGATGGCATGTAG